A single region of the Dehalococcoides mccartyi genome encodes:
- a CDS encoding DUF3631 domain-containing protein, which translates to MKTGSIQNNLNELLGRLPDAKKVGERRWVASCPVEGHSTPQNHLSITDVGDKVLLACFSNRNHSYQQICQALGLRPESQPINPKRRIDALYDYRDKDGKLLYQVVRYKPKSFTQRRPEGKGDWIYNLKGITPVLYRLPELSATPQGQVVFIAEGEKGVNSLVEQGLTATCSPMGAGKWREEYNSAFTNRDVIILPDNDEPGKRHAEQVFTSLSKIAKTVQIVQLTGLKEKEDIHDWFNQGHSSQDLLKLIEVKPSLSRSEAINLPALLDDIASFIRSYVALSDYQLQAISLWVIHTYTLENALTTPYLNIYSAEKRSGKTRLLEVLEVLVARPWFTGRVTSAVLARKVDAECPTLLLDESDAAFKGEKEYSETLRGILNTGYRRGGKSSVCVGKGADISYKDLSTFCPKAIAGIGKLPGTLADRSIPIQLKRRNVNETVAKFHPRKITTEIQRLKERLVQCTSIGLSEIELIIPSELDDRAADCWEHLLIIAETAGNSWPEKARIAAIALMTGEVRQDDSLGIQLLTDIREITKDKSECISSADLIEALLKVDESPWSDLNGRSLNARRLAALLKTYGIHSQTIREGNRTFKGYQVADFQDAFNRYLSKNGLLSVTSVTDSFEPIVKCEPNSSVTNGPKEQNVTDNPQSYANRNVTDVTDKTLFIREIDKNELDDESESDTSCEVLDSWRKTAIPAWRRVLKESISQGDIKREEYARKMLQEVLKDPAYREVQS; encoded by the coding sequence ATGAAAACAGGGTCAATACAGAATAACTTAAATGAACTCTTAGGCCGACTACCTGATGCCAAGAAAGTTGGAGAAAGACGCTGGGTTGCATCATGCCCGGTGGAGGGCCATTCTACTCCTCAAAATCACCTGTCTATTACAGATGTCGGAGATAAAGTCCTATTAGCATGCTTTTCGAATCGAAATCATAGCTATCAGCAGATCTGTCAGGCACTTGGGCTTAGACCTGAATCCCAACCAATCAATCCTAAACGTCGTATAGATGCTCTATACGATTACAGAGATAAGGACGGCAAACTCCTCTATCAGGTAGTTCGTTATAAGCCCAAGTCTTTCACTCAAAGAAGACCGGAAGGTAAGGGGGACTGGATTTATAACCTCAAAGGCATTACCCCGGTTCTCTATCGATTGCCCGAACTCTCAGCTACCCCTCAGGGCCAAGTTGTTTTTATAGCTGAAGGAGAAAAGGGAGTTAATTCTCTGGTTGAGCAGGGTTTAACTGCCACCTGCTCTCCTATGGGGGCAGGAAAGTGGAGAGAGGAATATAACTCAGCCTTTACTAACCGGGATGTGATCATCCTGCCGGATAATGATGAACCGGGCAAGCGTCACGCCGAGCAGGTATTCACTTCCCTATCCAAGATTGCCAAGACAGTCCAGATAGTCCAGCTGACGGGTTTGAAAGAAAAAGAAGACATTCATGACTGGTTTAATCAAGGACATAGTAGCCAAGACCTCCTAAAATTGATTGAAGTAAAACCTTCCCTATCCCGATCTGAGGCAATAAACCTTCCAGCTTTGCTTGATGACATCGCTAGCTTTATTAGATCTTATGTTGCCCTGTCTGACTATCAGCTTCAGGCTATTTCTCTATGGGTTATCCACACCTATACTTTAGAAAATGCCCTCACTACCCCCTACTTGAATATTTACTCTGCCGAGAAAAGAAGTGGCAAGACTAGGCTTCTTGAGGTATTGGAAGTACTGGTTGCCCGTCCATGGTTTACCGGCAGGGTAACCTCAGCCGTACTTGCCCGCAAGGTAGATGCCGAATGCCCTACCCTCCTTCTGGATGAATCCGATGCTGCCTTCAAAGGTGAGAAGGAATATTCCGAAACCCTGAGGGGCATATTAAATACGGGATACCGAAGGGGTGGCAAATCTTCGGTTTGCGTGGGTAAAGGAGCAGACATCTCCTATAAAGACCTATCCACCTTCTGCCCCAAAGCAATTGCTGGCATTGGTAAGCTACCGGGCACTCTTGCTGACCGGAGCATCCCTATCCAGCTTAAACGCCGGAATGTTAATGAGACAGTTGCAAAATTCCATCCCCGAAAAATCACAACCGAAATCCAGAGATTGAAAGAGAGATTAGTTCAGTGTACCTCCATTGGTTTAAGTGAGATTGAACTTATCATACCCTCTGAACTTGATGACCGGGCGGCTGACTGCTGGGAACATCTCCTAATCATTGCAGAAACAGCAGGCAATTCATGGCCTGAAAAAGCCCGCATTGCGGCCATTGCTTTAATGACTGGAGAAGTTAGGCAAGACGATTCACTTGGGATTCAACTTCTAACTGATATACGGGAAATAACTAAAGACAAAAGTGAGTGTATATCTTCTGCTGACTTAATCGAGGCTCTCCTCAAGGTAGATGAATCTCCATGGTCAGACCTGAATGGCAGATCTCTTAATGCCAGAAGACTGGCTGCTCTACTTAAAACCTATGGCATTCACAGCCAGACTATAAGAGAGGGCAACCGAACTTTCAAAGGCTACCAAGTCGCTGATTTTCAAGATGCTTTTAACCGCTATCTTTCTAAAAATGGACTTCTATCCGTAACATCCGTAACAGATAGCTTTGAGCCAATCGTAAAATGTGAGCCAAATTCATCCGTAACAAATGGTCCAAAAGAGCAAAATGTTACGGATAATCCTCAGAGCTATGCCAATCGTAATGTTACGGATGTTACGGATAAAACCCTGTTTATCAGAGAAATAGACAAAAATGAGCTGGATGATGAGTCCGAATCGGATACTTCCTGCGAAGTTTTAGACTCATGGAGAAAGACAGCTATTCCGGCTTGGAGACGGGTTTTAAAAGAAAGTATCAGTCAGGGGGATATAAAACGCGAGGAATATGCAAGAAAGATGCTTCAGGAAGTCTTAAAAGACCCGGCCTACCGGGAGGTTCAGTCATGA
- a CDS encoding nucleotidyltransferase domain-containing protein, translated as MSTLRNKDIIGTTLFGKARRGILSLLYGHADEEYYLRQIARITGIGVGPVQRELKQLTDSSIIRRRVHNQQVYYQANPMNPVFKELKSLITKTFGITDILHSALLPSASLIKVAFIFGSIASGNEDKTSDIDIMVIGDISFEDTVALLSDAEKQLNREINSVVYPTSEFRQKIGKDNYFINNVLEGEKIFIIGDAHGLEELTK; from the coding sequence ATGAGTACACTAAGAAATAAAGATATCATAGGAACTACCCTTTTCGGCAAAGCAAGGCGAGGCATTTTATCACTGCTCTACGGACATGCAGATGAAGAGTATTATCTGCGACAGATTGCTCGCATTACAGGTATTGGGGTCGGACCGGTTCAGAGGGAACTGAAACAACTTACCGATTCCAGCATTATTCGGCGCAGAGTACATAATCAGCAGGTATACTATCAGGCTAATCCGATGAACCCGGTATTTAAAGAGTTGAAAAGTCTTATAACCAAGACTTTTGGTATAACAGATATCTTGCACAGTGCGTTATTGCCATCTGCTAGCCTAATTAAGGTTGCGTTTATATTTGGCTCTATTGCCAGTGGAAATGAGGATAAAACCAGTGATATAGACATTATGGTAATTGGTGATATATCATTCGAAGATACGGTTGCCTTACTTTCAGATGCAGAAAAACAGCTCAACCGGGAAATTAACTCAGTAGTATATCCAACCTCTGAATTTCGGCAAAAAATCGGAAAGGATAATTATTTCATCAATAATGTATTAGAGGGTGAAAAAATTTTTATTATAGGCGACGCACATGGACTTGAAGAACTTACTAAATGA
- a CDS encoding diphthine--ammonia ligase, translating to MTEVIVSWSGGKDCTLACYKAIKSGLKVRYLASIITRSTGKLWPHLLTPEVLRMQAEAIGIPLLEWPSATEGYDDNYRRMLSQLKTEGVEGVVFGDVNIGNSFAVKHLNWIKSVCEPTGMDYHLPLWQDNRATLLSELIDLGFEVRILAADSTELGESWLGRKLDKGMLTELTIRHSLSPNGNVGYYHTFVTDGPLFKSRLVIEEWDRVFDEQAQFGGMGVWYMDIKRCRLESKKAEESSIYSALV from the coding sequence ATGACAGAAGTAATAGTCTCCTGGAGCGGAGGCAAAGACTGCACTCTGGCCTGTTATAAGGCAATAAAGAGCGGTCTTAAGGTCAGATACCTGGCCAGTATCATCACCCGAAGCACCGGCAAACTCTGGCCTCACCTGCTTACACCGGAAGTGCTCAGGATGCAGGCTGAGGCTATAGGCATACCCCTTCTGGAATGGCCTTCAGCCACGGAAGGGTACGATGACAACTACCGCCGAATGCTCAGTCAACTTAAGACAGAGGGAGTAGAGGGTGTAGTCTTCGGGGACGTAAATATAGGTAACAGTTTTGCCGTAAAGCACCTTAACTGGATAAAGAGCGTCTGCGAGCCTACCGGTATGGACTACCACCTGCCTCTCTGGCAGGACAACCGGGCCACCCTGCTCTCCGAGCTTATAGACTTGGGATTTGAAGTAAGGATACTGGCGGCAGACAGCACCGAACTGGGTGAAAGCTGGCTGGGACGGAAGCTGGATAAGGGCATGCTCACAGAGCTTACGATACGCCACAGCCTGTCTCCGAATGGGAATGTGGGGTATTACCATACCTTTGTCACCGACGGGCCTCTATTTAAGTCACGGCTGGTCATAGAGGAATGGGACAGGGTATTTGATGAGCAGGCTCAATTCGGGGGTATGGGTGTCTGGTATATGGACATCAAACGCTGCCGTCTGGAAAGCAAGAAAGCAGAAGAAAGTAGTATTTACTCTGCCTTAGTTTAA
- a CDS encoding reductive dehalogenase — MSQFHSTLSRRDFMKGLGLIGAGVGAATAPMFHDLDEVIASPSARINMPWWVKQVDEPTTPIDWNVLPTLGTACDDNNGVVPNIRTRAEYQKVMLDYTMKQYPDWDKGPTLTGVPGPSPDLNYPDYVGDIKDNALCVGAALCNAGLFPTEVIQATGGKYTSIQDRPQGWRCVKPVEQRGGTKWQGTPEEALKVVRAAARFYGFDDVTAIPVDDKFLKVMWGQRRMLRMATPTKFEFGDVDDFVCTPEIQPMSKIVIPKRVKWFLQFSSRQLGEVTKHGVGTCQNAGQLYTYVNWIRTVKTIQEFLWGLGYISLDNINGRFAPTGATGIMAGAGELARWGAVMTPKYGIMVRVMHGVLTDLPLEECKPIDFGGREFCKTCGICAEACPMDAIQKGEPSWEVNHKWDNPGYLHWRNDRSKCGHCPVCQPVCPFNAMDKSFIHELVKGTVANTSIFNGFFTSMDKSFDYGRKPPAEWWESEQPVGGFDSSV; from the coding sequence ATGTCTCAGTTTCACTCAACACTATCACGACGTGATTTTATGAAGGGGCTTGGACTAATCGGGGCTGGAGTTGGCGCTGCAACTGCCCCAATGTTTCACGACCTTGATGAGGTGATCGCTTCACCCTCAGCAAGAATCAATATGCCGTGGTGGGTAAAACAGGTAGATGAACCCACTACCCCTATTGATTGGAATGTACTCCCAACATTAGGTACAGCTTGTGACGATAATAACGGGGTAGTTCCGAATATACGTACAAGAGCTGAATATCAAAAAGTAATGCTGGATTATACCATGAAGCAATACCCGGATTGGGATAAAGGGCCAACTCTGACCGGGGTGCCGGGACCTTCACCTGATCTGAATTATCCTGACTATGTTGGCGACATAAAGGATAATGCATTATGCGTTGGAGCTGCTTTATGTAATGCAGGCTTGTTTCCCACTGAAGTAATTCAGGCTACAGGTGGAAAGTATACTTCAATACAAGATCGCCCCCAAGGGTGGAGGTGTGTCAAACCGGTAGAGCAACGGGGAGGTACAAAATGGCAAGGTACACCTGAAGAAGCCCTGAAAGTTGTCAGGGCAGCTGCTCGTTTCTATGGTTTTGACGATGTTACCGCCATACCGGTTGATGACAAGTTCCTTAAAGTGATGTGGGGTCAAAGACGGATGCTTCGGATGGCAACTCCTACCAAATTTGAATTTGGTGATGTGGATGATTTTGTGTGCACACCCGAAATACAACCTATGTCCAAGATTGTTATTCCCAAGAGAGTCAAATGGTTTTTACAGTTTTCATCACGACAGCTTGGTGAGGTTACCAAGCATGGAGTGGGTACATGCCAGAATGCCGGCCAATTATATACCTATGTAAACTGGATAAGAACAGTTAAAACCATACAGGAGTTCCTGTGGGGACTTGGCTATATCTCGCTGGACAATATTAATGGTAGATTTGCTCCAACAGGTGCAACAGGTATTATGGCTGGTGCAGGCGAACTGGCTCGTTGGGGAGCAGTTATGACCCCCAAATACGGCATTATGGTACGCGTTATGCACGGGGTACTTACCGACCTTCCTCTGGAAGAATGCAAACCTATAGATTTTGGCGGTCGTGAATTTTGTAAGACTTGTGGTATCTGTGCCGAAGCTTGTCCTATGGATGCAATCCAAAAAGGCGAACCGAGTTGGGAAGTTAACCACAAATGGGATAATCCCGGCTATCTCCACTGGCGTAATGATCGTAGCAAATGTGGCCATTGTCCGGTTTGTCAGCCTGTTTGCCCGTTCAATGCCATGGATAAGTCTTTTATTCATGAATTGGTTAAAGGCACTGTTGCAAATACCTCAATCTTCAACGGCTTTTTTACCAGCATGGACAAGAGCTTTGATTATGGGAGAAAGCCGCCTGCGGAATGGTGGGAATCTGAGCAGCCTGTTGGCGGTTTTGATTCATCAGTTTAA
- a CDS encoding YkgJ family cysteine cluster protein, translated as MINTEGTPVYIEQEKAYWKSLAREYEAHLADMAKKHPTAAMLGVKTCVRCGQCCYTYVCIPRPEELPAVADYLHISVSELISKYMVADTEDCRTFFLRWAKHGEEDITGGRIPPIRTYDHGYCIFFDEKAGSCLIHPVRPQEARYVKCWKTGNGRDRSQWGMSGWTKDDIYRFIPDFDTHLPKT; from the coding sequence GTGATTAACACAGAGGGAACACCGGTCTATATCGAGCAGGAGAAAGCTTACTGGAAATCCCTTGCCCGCGAGTACGAAGCCCATCTGGCTGACATGGCAAAGAAACATCCCACCGCCGCCATGCTGGGGGTTAAAACCTGTGTGCGCTGCGGCCAGTGTTGTTATACATATGTTTGCATACCCCGGCCGGAGGAACTGCCTGCCGTAGCGGATTATCTGCATATATCCGTAAGTGAGCTGATTTCAAAATACATGGTAGCCGATACTGAAGATTGCCGGACCTTCTTCCTGCGTTGGGCAAAACACGGGGAAGAAGACATTACCGGGGGGCGGATTCCGCCCATACGCACCTATGATCACGGGTACTGCATATTCTTTGATGAAAAAGCAGGCAGCTGCCTTATCCACCCGGTACGCCCCCAGGAGGCAAGGTACGTCAAGTGCTGGAAGACCGGTAACGGGCGTGATCGGAGCCAGTGGGGCATGAGCGGCTGGACTAAAGATGATATTTACCGGTTTATACCTGATTTTGATACCCATTTGCCAAAGACTTAA
- a CDS encoding MarR family winged helix-turn-helix transcriptional regulator, protein MGTSASHHEDENYSKYNTSFGQDDKYVLASLKITQVKDLIDRIISREMRLIGTTPEKAFILLEVVTSPEPLTPVKISKVMRRNPAAVSKILSRMHHEGSIKLVNNPQNKHLLKVEITPKGEQLYAAISNWLKYQVNPWTILSESEIDTMNELLTKVDKYSLNLYKPGTIHLP, encoded by the coding sequence ATGGGTACAAGTGCAAGCCACCATGAAGATGAAAACTACAGTAAGTACAATACTTCTTTTGGCCAAGATGACAAATATGTTTTAGCCAGTCTGAAGATTACTCAGGTCAAAGACCTTATTGATAGAATAATTTCCCGCGAAATGCGTTTAATCGGCACAACCCCGGAAAAGGCCTTTATTTTGCTTGAGGTGGTTACCAGCCCTGAGCCATTAACCCCGGTGAAAATATCAAAAGTAATGCGGCGGAATCCGGCTGCGGTATCAAAAATTCTCTCCCGTATGCACCATGAAGGAAGCATAAAGCTGGTAAATAATCCCCAAAACAAGCATTTACTGAAAGTAGAAATCACCCCGAAAGGCGAGCAGTTATACGCTGCTATTTCCAATTGGCTTAAGTATCAGGTGAATCCATGGACAATTTTGAGCGAATCTGAAATTGATACAATGAATGAACTGCTGACCAAGGTTGATAAATACAGCCTCAATCTGTACAAGCCCGGAACAATCCACCTGCCGTAA
- a CDS encoding reductive dehalogenase, whose protein sequence is MSNFHSIVSRRDFVKALGLAGAGIGTAAATATAPMFHDLDEVIASPSAANERPWWVKDRELYQPTLEVDWDIMTPPDGRVSGQQTETQIHYLGSEEVKRRLSSNIMSPNVEAAINNTPGKTLRDQALGFSSIVPMMIHGISFMGPGLIPTPATTGAPKWEGTPEENSRMVRSVLTFLGAGMVGFGEISSQEREKIFYTYHKQVPNKRQVFEDVDVGYEGTDKYVFPDRKLYKISMSLPMSREMYRTSDRSSLQFAANVSRYRHFSMLQPAFQEFIRGIGYHCYGYPVPQAGPMPAAVSAILTGLAESSRNSGYCISPDYGPVSGFFTFITDLPVEPTTPIDAGIWRFCQTCNKCAQNCPTQVIPYDKEPSWELPTLYGKPDIIHPSGKRMFYANHIECWMYCFEGGCGTCMATCTFNVNGAAMVHDVVKATLATTPMFNEFLWKADKTFGYGVKSGEEKEDWWDLSLPSMGWDTTSFSKHGGY, encoded by the coding sequence ATGTCCAATTTTCATTCAATAGTAAGCCGTCGTGATTTCGTTAAGGCTTTGGGTTTGGCGGGAGCAGGTATTGGTACCGCAGCTGCAACTGCAACTGCCCCAATGTTTCACGACCTTGATGAGGTGATCGCTTCACCCTCAGCAGCAAATGAAAGACCATGGTGGGTAAAGGATAGAGAATTGTACCAGCCCACGCTTGAGGTAGATTGGGATATTATGACTCCGCCGGATGGCAGAGTTAGCGGGCAGCAGACTGAAACCCAAATTCACTACCTTGGAAGCGAAGAGGTAAAAAGGCGTTTATCATCGAATATAATGTCTCCCAACGTTGAAGCCGCTATCAATAATACACCGGGGAAAACTTTGCGTGACCAAGCCTTGGGATTCAGCTCAATTGTACCGATGATGATTCACGGTATATCTTTCATGGGCCCGGGTCTTATTCCTACCCCTGCAACAACCGGCGCCCCTAAATGGGAGGGTACACCTGAAGAAAACAGCCGGATGGTACGCAGTGTTCTTACTTTTCTGGGTGCCGGTATGGTTGGTTTTGGTGAAATTTCCAGCCAGGAGAGAGAAAAAATATTCTACACTTATCATAAACAAGTCCCCAACAAGAGGCAGGTATTTGAGGATGTAGATGTTGGCTACGAAGGTACCGATAAATACGTTTTCCCTGACAGGAAGCTTTATAAGATATCTATGTCCCTGCCTATGTCCCGGGAAATGTATCGAACTTCCGACAGATCTTCATTACAATTTGCAGCCAATGTATCCCGTTACCGTCACTTCAGTATGCTTCAGCCGGCTTTCCAAGAATTTATCAGAGGTATCGGGTATCATTGTTATGGCTATCCTGTACCACAGGCTGGCCCTATGCCTGCAGCAGTTAGTGCTATTCTTACCGGTCTGGCGGAATCAAGCCGGAATAGCGGGTATTGTATCTCTCCGGACTACGGACCGGTTTCAGGTTTCTTTACATTTATAACTGACTTGCCAGTTGAACCCACTACACCTATAGATGCTGGTATCTGGCGCTTTTGTCAGACTTGCAATAAGTGTGCCCAAAACTGTCCGACCCAAGTAATCCCTTACGATAAAGAACCGAGTTGGGAACTCCCTACATTATATGGTAAACCGGATATTATCCATCCTTCCGGCAAGCGGATGTTCTACGCAAACCATATAGAGTGTTGGATGTACTGTTTTGAAGGCGGTTGCGGGACATGTATGGCTACATGTACTTTTAATGTAAATGGCGCAGCCATGGTACATGATGTGGTTAAGGCTACACTAGCCACAACTCCAATGTTTAACGAATTTCTGTGGAAAGCGGATAAGACCTTCGGCTATGGGGTGAAGTCTGGGGAAGAAAAAGAAGACTGGTGGGATTTATCCTTACCATCGATGGGCTGGGATACAACTTCCTTCTCAAAACATGGTGGTTATTAA